GTAATGGTTGATAATCCGACTGAGGTTTTTGAGCGAACACTAGCTACCCCCGGAGTCCCATTGATGGCACTTTCCAAAGGATAAGTGACCAGTGTTTCCACATCCTGGGTAGCTATGCCTGGTGCTTGGGTTTGGACTATAACTTGAGGCGGGGCAAACTCGGGAAAAACATCTACCGGCATTTGTTTTAGAGTGTAGCTACCTAGCAAACAAAGAATAATCGTTAACGCCAAAATCAATGGGCGATTATGTAAAGACCAGGCGATGAGGCGAGTAAACATTTAATGATGCTCCTCTTGCCCTGATTGCTGTATTTGCCCCCCACTCAACCAAAGTGTATAAAGCTCGCGATTACCCTGAGTGACTACAAGATCACCAGGAACCAAACCTTCAATAATTTCTGAATAATCATCTTCTACAGCACCTATTTTAACATTCACTCGTTTGTATGTGTTTTCATTTTGCACAAAAACAAATTGCTCGTTATCCGCTTGTAAAAGAGCAGCATTCGGCACAACGAGAGCAGCCTTATTATGAGTTAAAATCAGATTAGCCCGCACAAACATTCCTGGTTTCAAAAGCCCTTCCCTATTGTCCAAAGTAATTCGTACATTGACTGTACGGGTCATTGGATCAAGATTGGGTTCAATTAAAGTGACTTGGCCTAGGAATGTCTGCTTGGGATAACTTAAAGCGTGAATATTGACTTCTTGCCCTACTTTCACTTTACCCAAATCTTCTTCATACACTTGAGCTACGACTAATAATTTATCGCGATTACTGATATGAAAAAGCACTGTATTTGGCTCAACAGCCTGTCCTAAACTGATATTCCTGGCATCAATGATGCCTGCAATTGGAGCATTGACTGCAACACTTGGTGGAGGATTTCCCACTAATCTTGATTGCACTGTAGCCAAGCGCTGCCCAGCCTTGACACTATCTCCCAAATTCACATCAATCGCTGTCACACTGCCACTAATCCGAATGCTGACATCAGCTTGAGCATCAGGTAATAATTGAATTTGACCATTTAAACCCAGCAATTGCGCCATGGGACGATTGGTTACCTGAACTACTTTGATGTCAAGCATCCTGGCTTGTTCCGAAGTCAAATGAACTGGCCCTTTAGCTCCTCCTTCAAGCACTTCTATGTCCCCTCCATGTGCAAAACTCACTTGCATCAGAGAAAGCAAGCCCAGAAAAAAGCCAGTCAAGATCATCATTCTTATTTTAAATTGCAATCTCATTTGCTATCACCATTCCTTTGATACTCTAAATAAGAGCAAAACCCATCCGTTTTACCAGGACCAATAGCCGTACACAAGGCCACATAGACTTGTAAATATTTTTCTAAAGTATTGAGATAAGTGGTTTGCAAATCGTTTTGTTGTTTTTGCACTTGTAATACATTTAAAAAGGAAATTTGCCCATTTTCATAAGAATCGCGAGCCAGTTTTACATTTTCAAGAGTCAATTGAAGAGAAGCACGTTGTGTTTCCCCAAGACTCTTACGCAATGCTTTGAGTTGCTCATAGTTACTAGCTATCTCCGTTGCAATATTTAAATCTAGGGCACGTAATGACATCATCGCCTGGGTACCTGTATGACTTGCTTCTAAAATTCGCCCTTGATTACGATTTAAAAGAGGAAGAGGAACAGAAAGCGTGATACCCAAAGTGCGATCGGCTGGTTGGGGAGGGCCTTCTTCCACTACAATTTTATCCTGCTGAATACCAAGTCCCACTGTCCAATCTGCAAAACGTTCAGCTTTTGCCAAACGGCGATCCGCATTGGCGCGATCAATCGATAACGCAATAGATTGGCGGTCCGGGCGATTTTTAAGTGCCTGTGTTTTAAGAGCATCTAATGCCGGGAGTTTTTTTTCAGCAGCAAAATCCATCTTAAGCGATAAAGAGGAACTGGCTTCGCGTCCCATCAATTGATTCAGCGTGGCATATTGGCTAATACGAAGACTATGCAAAAGATGTTTTTCTTGAACAATTCGCAAATACTCAATACGTGCCGCATTTTCATCCAGTTTTGAAATTTCTGCAGCATGATAACGATTATGGATAACGTCAACTAACTCTTGGTTAATCCGTA
Above is a genomic segment from Legionella pneumophila subsp. pascullei containing:
- a CDS encoding efflux RND transporter periplasmic adaptor subunit, giving the protein MRLQFKIRMMILTGFFLGLLSLMQVSFAHGGDIEVLEGGAKGPVHLTSEQARMLDIKVVQVTNRPMAQLLGLNGQIQLLPDAQADVSIRISGSVTAIDVNLGDSVKAGQRLATVQSRLVGNPPPSVAVNAPIAGIIDARNISLGQAVEPNTVLFHISNRDKLLVVAQVYEEDLGKVKVGQEVNIHALSYPKQTFLGQVTLIEPNLDPMTRTVNVRITLDNREGLLKPGMFVRANLILTHNKAALVVPNAALLQADNEQFVFVQNENTYKRVNVKIGAVEDDYSEIIEGLVPGDLVVTQGNRELYTLWLSGGQIQQSGQEEHH
- a CDS encoding TolC family protein, which encodes MDYHRVWRFSYRVVLFFLCTSLATAGNTLTLKQVTCIALANNKDLKAARYNVSIAKARLLQAGFWPNPSLNLSNNDDRLFTDEGEYSRSAGFSQAFPISGRIAKQKKVARLDVLKAVAEIREAERQLSAKVANAFYTAVITERRIQQVNYLLRINQELVDVIHNRYHAAEISKLDENAARIEYLRIVQEKHLLHSLRISQYATLNQLMGREASSSLSLKMDFAAEKKLPALDALKTQALKNRPDRQSIALSIDRANADRRLAKAERFADWTVGLGIQQDKIVVEEGPPQPADRTLGITLSVPLPLLNRNQGRILEASHTGTQAMMSLRALDLNIATEIASNYEQLKALRKSLGETQRASLQLTLENVKLARDSYENGQISFLNVLQVQKQQNDLQTTYLNTLEKYLQVYVALCTAIGPGKTDGFCSYLEYQRNGDSK